A section of the Bacteroidia bacterium genome encodes:
- a CDS encoding ABC transporter permease, producing the protein MSLALSFSIAKTHLLARKKQSIVAMLGVTFGISMFLVMISFMTGVNHFLNDLALDGSPHIRLYNPVKTDRVAILEELQRKQGKTNELVVVHHQRPKNELPKIYKGIQIAKIIEKMPNVYGVSPQVTTQVFYNNGPIQISGMICGTDILKENKLYNLTNKMETGSIEGLLFNPEGIILGTGLAKKVNAKIGDRISITTPFGNTLLLKVVGTFSFGIATVDDTRSYASLATVQKILQRDPGYVTDIHLKMKDYTQAKPFAKQLENMFGYKAEDWETANAAFFAGDKIRNVMTAVVSITLLVVAGFGIYNIMNMHIINKMKDIAILKATGFEGRDIVTIFLLQSIIIGVLGGILGISIGYFFCYLISITPFPEGSILKIETFPVNFDPMFYAAGVFFGFLTTLFAGYFPSIKASKIDPVEILRG; encoded by the coding sequence ATGAGCTTAGCCCTATCCTTTTCGATTGCCAAAACCCACCTGCTTGCCCGTAAAAAGCAAAGCATTGTGGCTATGCTGGGTGTAACCTTTGGGATTTCTATGTTCCTGGTAATGATTAGCTTCATGACCGGAGTAAACCACTTTTTAAACGATTTAGCCTTGGACGGCTCTCCGCATATTCGACTTTACAACCCTGTAAAAACCGATAGGGTGGCAATTTTGGAAGAGCTTCAGAGAAAACAAGGTAAAACCAATGAATTGGTAGTGGTTCATCATCAACGACCCAAGAACGAATTACCTAAAATCTATAAGGGTATTCAAATTGCCAAAATCATTGAAAAAATGCCCAATGTGTATGGCGTTTCTCCACAGGTAACAACCCAGGTTTTCTATAACAACGGTCCTATTCAGATATCCGGAATGATCTGTGGTACCGATATCCTTAAAGAAAACAAACTCTATAACCTAACCAATAAAATGGAAACCGGATCCATCGAAGGACTACTCTTCAATCCGGAAGGAATCATTTTAGGAACCGGACTGGCAAAAAAAGTAAATGCAAAAATTGGTGACCGCATTAGCATCACCACTCCTTTCGGAAACACCTTGCTCCTAAAGGTTGTTGGAACATTTAGTTTTGGAATTGCCACGGTTGACGATACCCGAAGTTATGCTTCCCTCGCTACTGTGCAAAAAATCCTGCAACGCGATCCGGGTTATGTGACCGATATTCACTTAAAAATGAAAGATTATACCCAAGCCAAACCTTTTGCCAAACAACTCGAAAATATGTTTGGGTACAAAGCAGAAGATTGGGAAACAGCCAACGCTGCTTTCTTTGCCGGTGATAAGATTCGAAATGTTATGACCGCTGTAGTTTCTATTACCCTCCTGGTAGTTGCCGGTTTCGGTATCTACAACATCATGAATATGCATATCATCAATAAAATGAAAGATATTGCCATTTTAAAAGCTACCGGTTTCGAAGGACGCGACATAGTTACCATATTTTTACTCCAATCGATCATCATCGGTGTGTTGGGTGGAATTCTTGGTATTAGTATCGGCTACTTCTTTTGCTACCTCATCTCCATTACTCCTTTCCCGGAAGGCAGTATTCTGAAAATTGAAACCTTCCCGGTTAATTTCGACCCCATGTTTTATGCAGCAGGCGTATTTTTTGGATTCCTTACAACCCTCTTTGCCGGTTACTTCCCTTCCATCAAGGCAAGCAAAATCGATCCGGTTGAAATCTTAAGAGGTTAA